The following are encoded together in the Archocentrus centrarchus isolate MPI-CPG fArcCen1 chromosome 23, fArcCen1, whole genome shotgun sequence genome:
- the atp2b1a gene encoding plasma membrane calcium-transporting ATPase 1 isoform X2: MANNSYSGVKNSMVEANHDGEFGCTLKELRALMEVRGTEAITKIGEHYGDIQGLCNRLKTSPIDGLSGQPADIEKRQTVFGKNFIPPKKPKTFLQLVWEALQDVTLIILEVAAVVSLGLSFYRPPDTERENCGKAAGGVEDENEAEAGWIEGAAILLSVICVVLVTAFNDWSKEKQFRGLQSRIEQEQKFTVVRGGQVIQIPVAEIVVGDIAQVKYGDLLPADGVFIQGNDLKIDESSLTGESDHVKKTLEKDPMLLSGTHVMEGSGKMVVTAVGVNSQTGIIFTLLGGGEEDDDDEEEKKKEKEEKKKQRKNKKQDGSVENRKKAKAQDGAAMEMQPLNSDEGADAEEKKKANLPKKEKSVLQGKLTKLAVQIGKAGLVMSAITVIILVVLFVVDTFWVQNLSWVKQCTPIYIQFFVKFFIIGVTVLVVAVPEGLPLAVTISLAYSVKKMMKDNNLVRHLDACETMGNATAICSDKTGTLTMNRMTVVQAHIAEKHYKKVPEPENIPSSTLDILVLGIAVNCAYTTKIMPPEKEGGLPRQVGNKTECALLGFSTDLKRDYQAIRNEIPEEKLYKVYTFNSVRKSMSTVLKMADGSYRMFSKGASEILLKKCYKILTANGEPKVFRPRDRDDLVKKVIEPMASEGLRTICLGYRDFPATDGEPDWDNENDILTGLTCICVVGIEDPVRPEVPDAIRKCQRAGITVRMVTGDNINTARAIATKCGILQPGDDFLCLEGKEFNRRIRNEKGEIEQERIDKIWPKLRVLARSSPTDKHTLVKGIIDSTVAEQRQVVAVTGDGTNDGPALKKADVGFAMGIAGTDVAKEASDIILTDDNFSSIVKAVMWGRNVYDSISKFLQFQLTVNVVAVIVAFTGACITQDSPLKAVQMLWVNLIMDTFASLALATEPPTEALLLRKPYGRNKPLISRTMMKNILGQGVYQLIIIFTLLFAGEKLFDIDSGRNAPLHAPPSEHYTIVFNTFVMMQLFNEINARKIHGERNVFEGIFNNPIFCSIVFGTFIIQIVIVQFGGKPFSCVSLTIDQWLWCTFLGFGSLLWGQVISSIPTSRLKFLKTAGHGTQKEEIPDEELEELEDMDEIDHAERELRRGQILWFRGLNRIQTQMDVVSAFQSGTSFQGALRRQASNSSQQQHDIRVVKAFRSSISLYEGLEKPESRSSIHNFMTHPEFRIEDSEPHIPLIDDTDAEDDAPTKRNSASPRNATPTPPSPTPSPATTVAPTTPVSPSPNQNNNAVESSNHLLPEGPKSGAPLAPGSPLHSLETSL; the protein is encoded by the exons GTCTAAGTGGGCAGCCTGCAGACATTGAGAAGCGGCAAACAGTGTTTGGGAAAAATTTTATACCACCCAAAAAGCCCAAAACTTTCTTACAGTTAGTGTGGGAGGCGCTACAGGATGTCACACTGATTATCCTAGAAGTGGCAGCCGTAGTTTCACTAGGCCTTTCTTTTTATAGACCTCCAGATACCGAACGAGAAA ACTGTGGAAAAGCTGCTGGTGGTGTTGAGGATGAAAATGAGGCAGAGGCGGGCTGGATCGAGGGTGCCGCTATTCTTCTGTCAGTTATCTGTGTGGTGCTGGTGACAGCATTCAATGACTGGAGTAAAGAGAAGCAATTTAGAGGCCTCCAGAGCCGCATTGAGCAGGAACAGAAATTTACTGTTGTCCGTGGAGGACAAGTTATTCAAATTCCTGTGGCGGAAATTGTGGTTGGAGACATTGCACAAGTAAAATATG gtgaCCTCTTGCCTGCTGATGGAGTCTTCATCCAAGGCAATGATCTGAAGATCGACGAAAGCTCACTTACAGGGGAGTCGGACCATGTCAAGAAAACACTAGAAAAAGATCCAATGCTGTTATCAG GCACCCATGTAATGGAAGGCTCAGGGAAAATGGTGGTCACTGCTGTGGGTGTCAACTCTCAAACTGGAATTATCTTCACTTTACTCGGAGGCGGGGAAGAGGACGATGATGacgaagaggaaaagaaaaaggagaaggaggagaagaagaaacagagaaaaa ATAAGAAGCAGGATGGGTCTGTGGAAAATCGTAAGAAAG CTAAAGCCCAGGATGGTGCTGCAATGGAAATGCAGCCTCTGAACAGTGATGAGGGAGCAGatgcagaggagaagaagaaagccaACCTGCCAAAGAAAGAGAAGTCTGTTCTCCAGGGAAAACTGACCAAACTAGCAGTACAGATTGGAAAAGCAG GTCTGGTTATGTCAGCCATCACTGTTATCATCCTGGTGGTGCTGTTTGTAGTGGATACCTTCTGGGTCCAGAATCTATCCTGGGTTAAGCAGTGCACTCCCATTTACATTCAGTTCTTTGTGAAATTCTTCATCATTGGTGTCACTGTTCTTGTGGTCGCTGTTCCTGAAGGCCTGCCGCTTGCTGTAACAATCTCCTTGGCGTATTCTGTTAAG AAAATGATGAAGGATAACAATCTGGTGCGTCACTTGGACGCCTGTGAGACTATGGGAAATGCTACTGCCATCTGCTCTGACAAGACTGGTACACTCACCATGAACCGCATGACTGTGGTGCAGGCCCACATAGCTGAAAAGCACTACAAGAAGGTTCCTGAACCAGAGAACATCCCCTCCTCCACTTTAGACATCCTGGTTCTGGGCATTGCAGTCAACTGCGCCTACACTACTAAGATCATG cCTCCAGAGAAAGAAGGGGGTCTGCCTCGACAGGTGGGTAACAAGACCGAATGTGCCTTGCTCGGCTTTTCTACTGACTTAAAACGTGACTACCAGGCTATCCGCAACGAGATCCCTGAAGAAAAACTTTACAAAGTCTACACCTTCAACTCAGTTCGCAAGTCTATGAGCACTGTGTTGAAGATGGCTGATGGCAGCTACCGTATGTTCAGCAAAGGAGCCTCAGAAATTCTCTTAAAAAA GTGCTATAAAATCTTGACAGCTAATGGTGAGCCAAAGGTGTTCCGCCCACGGGACAGAGATGACTTGGTTAAGAAAGTGATCGAGCCCATGGCCTCAGAGGGCTTGAGGACAATCTGTCTTGGATACAGAGATTTTCCTGCTACTGACGGGGAGCCTGACTGGGACAATGAAAACGATATCCTCACTGGGCTGACGTGCATCTGTGTGGTTGGCATCGAAGATCCTGTTAGACCAGAG GTCCCAGATGCTATCAGGAAATGCCAACGTGCTGGAATCACAGTGCGGATGGTGACTGGGGACAACATCAACACAGCTCGAGCCATTGCCACCAAGTGTGGCATCCTACAGCCTGGAGATGACTTCCTCTGCCTGGAGGGAAAAGAGTTCAATCGCAGGATACGCAATGAAAAGGGAGAG ATTGAACAAGAACGCATTGACAAGATCTGGCCCAAACTACGAGTATTGGCTCGCTCTTCccccacagacaaacacaccttAGTCAAAG GTATTATTGACAGCACAGTGGCAGAACAGAGACAAGTAGTAGCAGTGACAGGAGATGGTACAAATGATGGTCCTGCCTTGAAAAAAGCTGATGTTGGCTTTGCCATG GGTATTGCTGGGACAGATGTTGCCAAGGAGGCATCTGACATCATTCTGACTGATGACAACTTTTCCAGCATCGTTAAAGCTGTCATGTGGGGCCGAAACGTCTATGACAGCATCTCCAAGTTTCTTCAGTTTCAGCTAACCGTCAATGTGGTGGCTGTCATTGTAGCTTTTACAGGAGCCTGCATCACACAG GACTCTCCACTGAAAGCAGTACAGATGTTGTGGGTCAACCTGATCATGGACACTTTTGCTTCATTAGCTCTGGCCACAGAGCCCCCGACAGAAGCCCTGCTGCTAAGGAAGCCATACGGCCGCAACAAACCTCTAATCTCCCGCACCATGATGAAAAATATCCTGGGTCAGGGAGTGTACCAGCTAATCATAATTTTTACACTTCTCTTTGCTG GAGAGAAATTGTTTGACATTGACAGTGGCAGGAATGCACCTCTCCATGCCCCACCCTCAGAACACTACACCATTGTCTTCAATACCTTTGTAATGATGCAGCTTTTCAACGAGATAAATGCCCGTAAGATCCACGGTGAAAGGAATGTCTTTGAAGGCATCTTCAACAACCCTATCTTCTGTAGTATTGTCTTTGGTACTTTTATTATTCAG attgttATAGTGCAGTTCGGAGGGAAGCcattcagctgtgtgtctcTGACAATTGACCAGTGGCTGTGGTGCACTTTCTTAGGCTTTGGCTCTCTTCTTTGGGGACAG GTTATCTCCTCAATACCCACCAGCCGCTTAAAATTCTTGAAAACAGCAGGCCACGGTACCCAAAAAGAGGAGATCCCAGATGAGGAgttagaggagctggaggacaTGGATGAGATCGATCATGCTGAACGGGAGCTTCGCCGAGGCCAGATCCTGTGGTTCCGAGGCCTCAATCGCATCCAGACTCAG ATGGATGTAGTGAGTGCGTTCCAGAGTGGAACTTCCTTTCAGGGGGCTCTAAGGCGGCAGGCCTCCAACTCCAGCCAACAACAGCACGAT ATCCGAGTGGTGAAGGCATTCCGCAGCTCCATCTCCCTCTATGAGGGGCTGGAGAAGCCAGAGTCACGATCATCAATCCACAACTTCATGACCCACCCCGAATTTCGGATAGAGGACTCTGAGCCCCATATTCCCCTAATAGATGACACAGACGCAGAGGACGACGCTCCCACCAAGCGCAACTCCGCCAGCCCCCGCAATGCTACTCCCACGCCGCCCTCACCCACACCTTCGCCTGCTACCACCGTTGCCCCCACCACGCCAGTCTCTCCTTCCCCAAACCAGAACAATAATGCTGTGGAAAGCAGTAACCACCTCCTCCCCGAGGGCCCCAAGTCAGGAGCCCCCTTGGCCCCAGGGAGCCCACTACACAGCCTGGAGACCTCTCTTTGA
- the atp2b1a gene encoding plasma membrane calcium-transporting ATPase 1 isoform X1, with translation MANNSYSGVKNSMVEANHDGEFGCTLKELRALMEVRGTEAITKIGEHYGDIQGLCNRLKTSPIDGLSGQPADIEKRQTVFGKNFIPPKKPKTFLQLVWEALQDVTLIILEVAAVVSLGLSFYRPPDTERENCGKAAGGVEDENEAEAGWIEGAAILLSVICVVLVTAFNDWSKEKQFRGLQSRIEQEQKFTVVRGGQVIQIPVAEIVVGDIAQVKYGDLLPADGVFIQGNDLKIDESSLTGESDHVKKTLEKDPMLLSGTHVMEGSGKMVVTAVGVNSQTGIIFTLLGGGEEDDDDEEEKKKEKEEKKKQRKNKKQDGSVENRKKAKAQDGAAMEMQPLNSDEGADAEEKKKANLPKKEKSVLQGKLTKLAVQIGKAGLVMSAITVIILVVLFVVDTFWVQNLSWVKQCTPIYIQFFVKFFIIGVTVLVVAVPEGLPLAVTISLAYSVKKMMKDNNLVRHLDACETMGNATAICSDKTGTLTMNRMTVVQAHIAEKHYKKVPEPENIPSSTLDILVLGIAVNCAYTTKIMPPEKEGGLPRQVGNKTECALLGFSTDLKRDYQAIRNEIPEEKLYKVYTFNSVRKSMSTVLKMADGSYRMFSKGASEILLKKCYKILTANGEPKVFRPRDRDDLVKKVIEPMASEGLRTICLGYRDFPATDGEPDWDNENDILTGLTCICVVGIEDPVRPEVPDAIRKCQRAGITVRMVTGDNINTARAIATKCGILQPGDDFLCLEGKEFNRRIRNEKGEIEQERIDKIWPKLRVLARSSPTDKHTLVKGIIDSTVAEQRQVVAVTGDGTNDGPALKKADVGFAMGIAGTDVAKEASDIILTDDNFSSIVKAVMWGRNVYDSISKFLQFQLTVNVVAVIVAFTGACITQDSPLKAVQMLWVNLIMDTFASLALATEPPTEALLLRKPYGRNKPLISRTMMKNILGQGVYQLIIIFTLLFAGEKLFDIDSGRNAPLHAPPSEHYTIVFNTFVMMQLFNEINARKIHGERNVFEGIFNNPIFCSIVFGTFIIQIVIVQFGGKPFSCVSLTIDQWLWCTFLGFGSLLWGQVISSIPTSRLKFLKTAGHGTQKEEIPDEELEELEDMDEIDHAERELRRGQILWFRGLNRIQTQIRVVKAFRSSISLYEGLEKPESRSSIHNFMTHPEFRIEDSEPHIPLIDDTDAEDDAPTKRNSASPRNATPTPPSPTPSPATTVAPTTPVSPSPNQNNNAVESSNHLLPEGPKSGAPLAPGSPLHSLETSL, from the exons GTCTAAGTGGGCAGCCTGCAGACATTGAGAAGCGGCAAACAGTGTTTGGGAAAAATTTTATACCACCCAAAAAGCCCAAAACTTTCTTACAGTTAGTGTGGGAGGCGCTACAGGATGTCACACTGATTATCCTAGAAGTGGCAGCCGTAGTTTCACTAGGCCTTTCTTTTTATAGACCTCCAGATACCGAACGAGAAA ACTGTGGAAAAGCTGCTGGTGGTGTTGAGGATGAAAATGAGGCAGAGGCGGGCTGGATCGAGGGTGCCGCTATTCTTCTGTCAGTTATCTGTGTGGTGCTGGTGACAGCATTCAATGACTGGAGTAAAGAGAAGCAATTTAGAGGCCTCCAGAGCCGCATTGAGCAGGAACAGAAATTTACTGTTGTCCGTGGAGGACAAGTTATTCAAATTCCTGTGGCGGAAATTGTGGTTGGAGACATTGCACAAGTAAAATATG gtgaCCTCTTGCCTGCTGATGGAGTCTTCATCCAAGGCAATGATCTGAAGATCGACGAAAGCTCACTTACAGGGGAGTCGGACCATGTCAAGAAAACACTAGAAAAAGATCCAATGCTGTTATCAG GCACCCATGTAATGGAAGGCTCAGGGAAAATGGTGGTCACTGCTGTGGGTGTCAACTCTCAAACTGGAATTATCTTCACTTTACTCGGAGGCGGGGAAGAGGACGATGATGacgaagaggaaaagaaaaaggagaaggaggagaagaagaaacagagaaaaa ATAAGAAGCAGGATGGGTCTGTGGAAAATCGTAAGAAAG CTAAAGCCCAGGATGGTGCTGCAATGGAAATGCAGCCTCTGAACAGTGATGAGGGAGCAGatgcagaggagaagaagaaagccaACCTGCCAAAGAAAGAGAAGTCTGTTCTCCAGGGAAAACTGACCAAACTAGCAGTACAGATTGGAAAAGCAG GTCTGGTTATGTCAGCCATCACTGTTATCATCCTGGTGGTGCTGTTTGTAGTGGATACCTTCTGGGTCCAGAATCTATCCTGGGTTAAGCAGTGCACTCCCATTTACATTCAGTTCTTTGTGAAATTCTTCATCATTGGTGTCACTGTTCTTGTGGTCGCTGTTCCTGAAGGCCTGCCGCTTGCTGTAACAATCTCCTTGGCGTATTCTGTTAAG AAAATGATGAAGGATAACAATCTGGTGCGTCACTTGGACGCCTGTGAGACTATGGGAAATGCTACTGCCATCTGCTCTGACAAGACTGGTACACTCACCATGAACCGCATGACTGTGGTGCAGGCCCACATAGCTGAAAAGCACTACAAGAAGGTTCCTGAACCAGAGAACATCCCCTCCTCCACTTTAGACATCCTGGTTCTGGGCATTGCAGTCAACTGCGCCTACACTACTAAGATCATG cCTCCAGAGAAAGAAGGGGGTCTGCCTCGACAGGTGGGTAACAAGACCGAATGTGCCTTGCTCGGCTTTTCTACTGACTTAAAACGTGACTACCAGGCTATCCGCAACGAGATCCCTGAAGAAAAACTTTACAAAGTCTACACCTTCAACTCAGTTCGCAAGTCTATGAGCACTGTGTTGAAGATGGCTGATGGCAGCTACCGTATGTTCAGCAAAGGAGCCTCAGAAATTCTCTTAAAAAA GTGCTATAAAATCTTGACAGCTAATGGTGAGCCAAAGGTGTTCCGCCCACGGGACAGAGATGACTTGGTTAAGAAAGTGATCGAGCCCATGGCCTCAGAGGGCTTGAGGACAATCTGTCTTGGATACAGAGATTTTCCTGCTACTGACGGGGAGCCTGACTGGGACAATGAAAACGATATCCTCACTGGGCTGACGTGCATCTGTGTGGTTGGCATCGAAGATCCTGTTAGACCAGAG GTCCCAGATGCTATCAGGAAATGCCAACGTGCTGGAATCACAGTGCGGATGGTGACTGGGGACAACATCAACACAGCTCGAGCCATTGCCACCAAGTGTGGCATCCTACAGCCTGGAGATGACTTCCTCTGCCTGGAGGGAAAAGAGTTCAATCGCAGGATACGCAATGAAAAGGGAGAG ATTGAACAAGAACGCATTGACAAGATCTGGCCCAAACTACGAGTATTGGCTCGCTCTTCccccacagacaaacacaccttAGTCAAAG GTATTATTGACAGCACAGTGGCAGAACAGAGACAAGTAGTAGCAGTGACAGGAGATGGTACAAATGATGGTCCTGCCTTGAAAAAAGCTGATGTTGGCTTTGCCATG GGTATTGCTGGGACAGATGTTGCCAAGGAGGCATCTGACATCATTCTGACTGATGACAACTTTTCCAGCATCGTTAAAGCTGTCATGTGGGGCCGAAACGTCTATGACAGCATCTCCAAGTTTCTTCAGTTTCAGCTAACCGTCAATGTGGTGGCTGTCATTGTAGCTTTTACAGGAGCCTGCATCACACAG GACTCTCCACTGAAAGCAGTACAGATGTTGTGGGTCAACCTGATCATGGACACTTTTGCTTCATTAGCTCTGGCCACAGAGCCCCCGACAGAAGCCCTGCTGCTAAGGAAGCCATACGGCCGCAACAAACCTCTAATCTCCCGCACCATGATGAAAAATATCCTGGGTCAGGGAGTGTACCAGCTAATCATAATTTTTACACTTCTCTTTGCTG GAGAGAAATTGTTTGACATTGACAGTGGCAGGAATGCACCTCTCCATGCCCCACCCTCAGAACACTACACCATTGTCTTCAATACCTTTGTAATGATGCAGCTTTTCAACGAGATAAATGCCCGTAAGATCCACGGTGAAAGGAATGTCTTTGAAGGCATCTTCAACAACCCTATCTTCTGTAGTATTGTCTTTGGTACTTTTATTATTCAG attgttATAGTGCAGTTCGGAGGGAAGCcattcagctgtgtgtctcTGACAATTGACCAGTGGCTGTGGTGCACTTTCTTAGGCTTTGGCTCTCTTCTTTGGGGACAG GTTATCTCCTCAATACCCACCAGCCGCTTAAAATTCTTGAAAACAGCAGGCCACGGTACCCAAAAAGAGGAGATCCCAGATGAGGAgttagaggagctggaggacaTGGATGAGATCGATCATGCTGAACGGGAGCTTCGCCGAGGCCAGATCCTGTGGTTCCGAGGCCTCAATCGCATCCAGACTCAG ATCCGAGTGGTGAAGGCATTCCGCAGCTCCATCTCCCTCTATGAGGGGCTGGAGAAGCCAGAGTCACGATCATCAATCCACAACTTCATGACCCACCCCGAATTTCGGATAGAGGACTCTGAGCCCCATATTCCCCTAATAGATGACACAGACGCAGAGGACGACGCTCCCACCAAGCGCAACTCCGCCAGCCCCCGCAATGCTACTCCCACGCCGCCCTCACCCACACCTTCGCCTGCTACCACCGTTGCCCCCACCACGCCAGTCTCTCCTTCCCCAAACCAGAACAATAATGCTGTGGAAAGCAGTAACCACCTCCTCCCCGAGGGCCCCAAGTCAGGAGCCCCCTTGGCCCCAGGGAGCCCACTACACAGCCTGGAGACCTCTCTTTGA